In Haloterrigena turkmenica DSM 5511, a single genomic region encodes these proteins:
- a CDS encoding AAA family ATPase, translating into MNGDDPVDGSPMGDPDAERIYNAVREEMGRVLIGNESAIEHLTIALFTRGHVLLEGVPGVAKTTLANLFARVTGLDYNRIQMTPDILPADITGTHVYRESRGTFELQRGPIFANMVVADEINRATPKTQSALLEAMQERRVTIEGETLALPTPFMVVATQNPIEMEGVFELPEAQRDRFQFKLTVDLPGRGDERELLERFDDDPDLGPETVDQVVAVSDFLAARETVSEVYVAEPIKEYVLDLVAATRDHPDVTHGASPRASLAFLDGAKARAAIHGREYVIPDDVKALTESILAHRLVLSTDADLSDVAPADVVADVVDSVTPPGAEAIELQPVSDGGTNRE; encoded by the coding sequence ATGAACGGCGACGACCCCGTCGACGGCAGTCCCATGGGCGATCCTGATGCCGAGCGTATCTACAACGCCGTCCGCGAAGAGATGGGCCGAGTGCTGATCGGTAACGAATCGGCGATCGAACACCTCACGATCGCGCTGTTCACGCGAGGTCACGTCCTCCTCGAGGGCGTTCCGGGCGTCGCGAAGACGACGCTCGCGAACCTGTTCGCCCGCGTTACCGGCCTCGACTACAACCGTATCCAGATGACGCCGGACATCCTGCCGGCGGACATCACGGGGACTCACGTCTACCGGGAATCCCGCGGTACGTTCGAACTCCAGCGCGGGCCGATCTTCGCCAACATGGTCGTCGCCGACGAGATCAACCGCGCGACGCCGAAGACCCAGTCGGCGCTGCTCGAGGCGATGCAGGAACGGCGCGTGACGATCGAGGGCGAGACGCTGGCCCTGCCGACGCCCTTCATGGTCGTCGCGACGCAGAACCCGATCGAGATGGAGGGTGTCTTCGAACTGCCGGAGGCCCAGCGCGACCGCTTCCAGTTCAAACTCACCGTCGATCTCCCCGGTCGAGGCGACGAACGCGAGCTGCTCGAGCGGTTCGACGACGATCCCGACCTCGGCCCCGAGACGGTCGACCAGGTCGTCGCGGTGTCGGACTTCCTCGCGGCGCGGGAGACCGTCTCCGAGGTCTACGTCGCCGAGCCGATCAAGGAGTACGTCCTCGATCTCGTCGCGGCGACTCGGGACCACCCCGACGTCACCCACGGGGCCTCGCCTCGAGCGTCGCTGGCGTTTCTCGACGGCGCGAAGGCGCGGGCCGCGATCCACGGCCGCGAGTACGTCATCCCTGACGACGTGAAGGCTCTAACCGAGTCGATCCTCGCTCACCGACTCGTGTTGAGCACTGACGCCGACCTGAGTGACGTGGCGCCCGCCGACGTCGTCGCGGACGTCGTCGATTCGGTGACGCCGCCGGGCGCGGAAGCCATCGAACTACAGCCGGTGAGCGACGGCGGAACGAATCGAGAGTAG
- a CDS encoding MarR family transcriptional regulator — translation MGETTDSNATLDIEQNAPRAIIHKKILDHAEANPGESMEAIADAVSGATTATVERVLEEYGDPAADTGDDLAADTADESSTTETGMSEAEAATSDAESNDAELSAGGADPPSAATDGDRGVSDSDCAVADGGATSESADVGMAGNSPAEGPVPAEQDADRDGDTDVSLDRSALTEKQHETLRAIYHHPDATQAELADRLGVSSPTISQRVNSIDGFDWSDRDALVAPLFDSGDGEEEERMPHADDTDNGADSSERDGDMGTVGDATDESRDEPSDRARRRTDPSASRSDRAPADAADRTDEGAQLAELADRLDELTDRLAAVERGLEGREDGTAGREGGTAPSVLADPELAHKIVHACLHSDRISEEEELRLLRDVTAAGSAAGRDGNATNSV, via the coding sequence ATGGGTGAAACTACCGATTCGAACGCAACCCTCGATATCGAACAGAACGCACCGCGTGCGATCATTCACAAAAAGATCCTCGACCACGCGGAAGCGAACCCGGGGGAATCGATGGAAGCGATCGCCGACGCCGTCAGCGGTGCGACGACGGCGACCGTCGAACGCGTCCTCGAGGAGTACGGCGATCCGGCGGCCGACACGGGGGATGACTTGGCGGCCGACACGGCGGACGAGAGTTCGACGACGGAAACGGGGATGTCCGAGGCCGAAGCGGCGACGAGCGACGCGGAATCGAACGACGCCGAACTGTCGGCCGGCGGTGCGGACCCGCCGTCGGCCGCGACCGACGGCGACCGAGGGGTATCGGATTCGGACTGTGCGGTGGCCGACGGGGGAGCGACATCGGAGAGCGCGGACGTCGGTATGGCCGGGAACTCGCCGGCCGAGGGGCCGGTCCCGGCCGAGCAGGACGCGGATCGGGACGGGGACACCGACGTCTCCCTGGACCGATCGGCGCTGACAGAGAAACAACACGAGACGTTGCGAGCGATCTACCACCATCCCGACGCGACGCAGGCCGAACTCGCCGACAGGCTCGGAGTGAGCAGCCCGACGATCAGCCAGCGCGTCAATTCGATCGACGGCTTCGACTGGTCCGACCGCGACGCGCTCGTCGCGCCGCTGTTCGATTCCGGCGACGGCGAGGAGGAAGAACGCATGCCGCACGCTGACGACACCGACAACGGAGCCGACTCGAGCGAGCGGGACGGTGACATGGGCACTGTCGGGGACGCGACCGACGAGTCACGCGACGAACCGAGCGACCGCGCGCGGCGGCGAACCGACCCGTCCGCGTCCCGGTCCGACCGAGCGCCCGCGGATGCAGCCGACCGGACGGACGAGGGCGCGCAACTGGCCGAACTCGCCGACCGACTCGACGAACTCACCGACCGACTGGCCGCGGTCGAGCGCGGACTCGAGGGCCGCGAGGACGGGACGGCCGGCCGCGAGGGAGGCACCGCGCCGTCGGTGCTCGCCGATCCCGAACTCGCGCACAAGATCGTCCACGCGT
- a CDS encoding DUF58 domain-containing protein translates to MKPTRRLWAVASLAAFLAGVAVVTARPLLLGGAGLVGSWIVARQYRFYRALEETVDALAVEQSAVRAGVRTGDTVPVTLSARLASPSPLAVAIEAGLPTTAVADESFSLSLDPSTSATTRTVDVSWPVAGRHRFDEPTVTATDGFLRETVSLGTTSTVTVEPRGPRTIHVGEGGDRITMAYGEHEAGRLGSGIEPAELREYMPGDTADRIDWKATARLATPHVREYEAETDRRTLLVVDHRGSLATGRPDETELDYLRDVALATAASARRLGDPVGLRTVGDEGITFRLDPTATPVAYDRIRRRLLDLEPTVDPTTLDGSGREGRRRRTPTPRGGGFTAADARAKRIGLGDDDDPFASTLRPFYAAREGYRERIESDPLYGAVKRAHSGNTEGLWTILFTDDSRPAELRETVKLARGNGNSVLVLLAPTVLYESDGLADVEDAYDRYVEFENLRRDLARMPRVTALEVGPRDRLSTILSDGRAARGERA, encoded by the coding sequence ATGAAACCCACGCGCCGACTGTGGGCCGTCGCGAGCCTCGCGGCCTTTCTCGCGGGCGTCGCAGTCGTTACTGCCCGCCCGCTCCTCCTCGGCGGTGCCGGGCTGGTCGGCTCGTGGATCGTCGCGCGCCAGTATCGGTTCTACCGCGCGCTCGAGGAGACGGTCGACGCGCTGGCCGTCGAGCAGTCGGCCGTCCGCGCCGGCGTTCGAACGGGCGATACCGTTCCGGTGACTCTCTCGGCGAGGCTGGCCTCACCGTCGCCGCTCGCCGTCGCGATCGAGGCCGGGCTCCCGACGACCGCCGTGGCCGACGAATCCTTCTCGCTGTCCCTCGATCCGTCGACGTCCGCGACCACCCGAACGGTCGACGTCTCGTGGCCGGTCGCGGGCCGCCACCGGTTTGACGAACCGACTGTGACCGCGACGGACGGATTCCTCCGCGAGACGGTGTCGCTCGGAACGACCTCGACGGTCACCGTCGAGCCCCGCGGTCCGCGAACCATCCACGTCGGCGAGGGCGGCGATCGGATCACGATGGCCTACGGCGAACACGAGGCCGGTCGTCTCGGGTCGGGGATCGAACCCGCGGAACTCCGCGAGTACATGCCCGGCGACACGGCCGACCGGATCGACTGGAAGGCCACGGCCAGGCTGGCGACGCCTCACGTCCGCGAGTACGAGGCCGAGACCGACCGACGGACGCTACTGGTCGTCGACCACCGCGGCTCGCTGGCGACGGGGCGGCCGGACGAAACCGAACTCGACTACCTCCGCGACGTCGCGCTCGCGACGGCCGCGAGCGCGCGCCGACTCGGCGACCCCGTTGGACTGCGTACCGTCGGCGACGAGGGGATCACGTTTCGCCTCGACCCGACGGCGACGCCGGTGGCGTACGATCGGATCCGGCGTCGATTGCTCGACCTGGAGCCGACGGTCGATCCGACGACGCTCGACGGAAGCGGCCGAGAGGGGCGGCGGAGACGGACCCCAACACCCCGGGGCGGCGGCTTCACCGCGGCCGACGCCCGGGCGAAACGCATCGGCCTCGGGGACGACGACGACCCGTTCGCTTCGACCCTTCGCCCGTTCTACGCCGCGCGGGAGGGCTACCGCGAACGCATCGAATCGGATCCGCTCTACGGCGCCGTCAAGCGTGCCCACAGCGGCAACACCGAGGGGCTCTGGACGATCCTCTTCACCGACGACTCGCGGCCGGCGGAGCTCCGCGAGACGGTCAAACTCGCCCGCGGCAACGGCAACTCGGTGCTGGTGCTGCTCGCGCCGACGGTGCTCTACGAATCCGACGGTCTCGCGGACGTCGAGGACGCCTACGATCGCTACGTCGAGTTCGAGAACCTGCGTCGCGACCTCGCCCGGATGCCCCGCGTGACCGCCCTCGAGGTCGGCCCGCGGGATCGCCTCTCGACGATCCTCTCGGACGGCCGCGCCGCTCGAGGTGAGCGCGCGTGA
- a CDS encoding DUF4350 domain-containing protein, giving the protein MTLREWLRDGGGLDWPRVLLVALSVTVLAGLLVAAATSSAAFGPYNPSWDGMSELRQQTASEPGVESELVRDTARYDDYEPNETVAFVVAPDETYGDEDVDRLRRFVDNGGTLVVLENFGTNGNQLLADVGAETRTDGAVLRDEQEYYRGPTMPVATGVENHTYTEGVDQLTLNYASALETDEEEATVLVRTSEYAYRDVDGDDELDDDETLDSYPVAAVENVSEGQVVVVGDPSIAINAMIDEPDNAAFLQRLSADADHVLIDLSHSEDLPPLTSAVLTVRELPLLQVLLGATGIAGIATLSRRRLRPSLEHVWTRLVRRNDPADASIAVPSAGDVDERRAAALRDRHPDWDEDRVRRVIAALNRDDMEPDDQ; this is encoded by the coding sequence ATGACGCTCCGCGAGTGGCTCCGCGACGGCGGGGGACTCGACTGGCCCCGCGTGCTGCTCGTCGCGCTGTCGGTCACTGTGCTCGCCGGACTGCTCGTCGCCGCCGCGACTTCGTCGGCCGCGTTCGGCCCCTACAATCCGTCCTGGGACGGTATGTCCGAGCTCCGACAGCAGACCGCGTCGGAACCGGGCGTCGAGAGCGAACTGGTCCGAGACACGGCGCGATACGACGACTACGAGCCCAACGAGACGGTCGCGTTCGTCGTCGCCCCCGACGAGACGTACGGGGACGAGGACGTGGATCGGCTCCGGCGGTTCGTCGATAACGGCGGGACCCTCGTCGTCCTCGAGAACTTCGGGACGAACGGAAACCAATTGCTGGCCGACGTCGGCGCCGAGACGCGAACCGACGGCGCCGTACTCCGGGACGAACAGGAGTACTACCGCGGGCCAACGATGCCGGTCGCGACGGGCGTCGAGAATCACACCTACACCGAGGGGGTCGACCAGTTGACGCTCAACTACGCCTCCGCGCTCGAGACGGACGAGGAGGAGGCGACCGTGCTCGTCCGGACCAGCGAGTACGCCTACCGCGACGTCGACGGCGACGACGAACTCGACGACGACGAGACGCTCGACAGCTATCCCGTCGCGGCGGTCGAGAACGTCTCGGAGGGGCAGGTCGTCGTCGTCGGTGATCCGAGTATCGCCATCAACGCGATGATCGACGAACCCGATAACGCGGCGTTCTTACAGCGGCTGTCAGCCGACGCTGACCACGTGCTGATCGATCTCTCCCACTCCGAAGATCTGCCGCCGTTGACCAGCGCGGTCCTGACGGTCCGCGAACTGCCGCTGTTGCAGGTCCTCCTCGGCGCCACGGGAATCGCCGGCATCGCGACCCTCTCGCGTCGTCGCCTCCGCCCGTCGCTCGAGCACGTCTGGACGCGACTCGTCCGCCGGAACGACCCGGCCGACGCGTCGATCGCCGTGCCGTCGGCGGGCGACGTCGACGAGCGCCGTGCGGCCGCGCTCCGGGACCGCCACCCCGACTGGGACGAGGATCGTGTCCGCCGCGTGATAGCAGCGCTTAACCGTGACGATATGGAACCGGACGATCAATGA
- a CDS encoding aldehyde dehydrogenase family protein, whose amino-acid sequence MSQQATEQVHGHYIGGEWTDSAGRGPASSRTQSDDGADETFESRNPATGETLATFQRGTEDDVDAALEAADDAFEEWRELSYIDRAEYLWDIYHELRDRHEELGEIVTKECGKEISEGKADVTEAWHMVEWAAGNARHPHGDVVPSEIGSKDAYMRRKPRGVVGCITPWNFPVAIPFWHMAIALVEGNTVVWKPAEQTPWCGQIIAEMMDDSGIPDGVFNMVQGYGDAGAAITDDGRVDTVLFTGSAEVGHEIAGKVGNEPGKLAACEMGGKNGIVITEEADLDIAVHSAVMSSFKTTGQRCVSSERLVVHSDVYDEFKERFVDVAQKIAVGDPLEEDTFMGPAIEPDHVEKIRQHNDLAREEGAEVLVDRFELEDGEIPDGHEDGNWVGPFVYEVDYDADDDLRCLQEECFGPHVALIEYDGDIERALEIHNDTPYGLAGAVISEDYRQLNAFRDRADLGLAYANLPCIGAEVQLPFGGVKKSGNGYPSAREAIEAVTERTAWTMNNSKDIEMAQGLSADITTSED is encoded by the coding sequence ATGAGCCAGCAAGCAACCGAGCAGGTGCACGGCCACTACATCGGCGGCGAGTGGACTGACAGCGCGGGACGAGGTCCCGCGAGCAGTCGGACGCAGTCCGACGACGGTGCAGACGAGACGTTCGAGAGCCGAAACCCGGCCACCGGCGAGACGCTGGCGACGTTTCAGCGCGGGACCGAAGACGACGTCGACGCCGCTCTCGAGGCCGCGGACGACGCCTTCGAGGAGTGGCGCGAACTGTCGTATATCGACCGCGCGGAGTACCTCTGGGACATCTACCACGAACTCCGGGATCGCCACGAGGAGTTAGGGGAGATCGTCACCAAGGAGTGCGGCAAGGAGATCTCCGAGGGGAAGGCGGACGTGACCGAAGCGTGGCACATGGTCGAGTGGGCGGCGGGCAACGCGCGCCACCCCCACGGCGACGTGGTGCCGAGCGAGATCGGCAGCAAGGACGCCTACATGCGACGGAAACCGCGGGGCGTCGTCGGCTGCATCACGCCGTGGAACTTCCCCGTCGCGATCCCCTTCTGGCACATGGCCATCGCCCTCGTGGAGGGCAACACGGTCGTCTGGAAGCCCGCCGAGCAGACGCCGTGGTGCGGCCAGATCATCGCCGAGATGATGGACGATTCCGGGATTCCCGACGGCGTCTTCAACATGGTGCAGGGCTACGGCGACGCCGGCGCGGCGATCACCGACGACGGCCGCGTCGACACGGTCCTCTTTACCGGCTCGGCGGAGGTCGGCCACGAGATCGCCGGCAAGGTCGGCAACGAGCCCGGCAAACTCGCGGCCTGCGAGATGGGTGGCAAGAACGGGATCGTCATCACCGAGGAGGCGGATCTGGACATCGCCGTCCACTCGGCCGTGATGAGTTCGTTCAAGACGACCGGCCAGCGCTGCGTCTCGAGCGAGCGCCTGGTCGTCCACTCGGACGTCTACGACGAGTTCAAAGAGCGGTTCGTCGACGTCGCGCAGAAGATCGCGGTCGGCGACCCCCTCGAGGAGGACACGTTCATGGGCCCGGCGATCGAGCCCGACCACGTCGAGAAGATCCGCCAGCATAACGACCTGGCTCGAGAGGAGGGCGCCGAGGTGCTCGTCGACCGCTTCGAACTCGAGGACGGCGAGATTCCGGATGGACACGAAGACGGCAACTGGGTCGGGCCGTTCGTCTACGAGGTCGACTACGACGCCGACGACGACCTGCGCTGTCTGCAGGAGGAGTGTTTCGGTCCCCACGTCGCGCTCATCGAGTACGACGGCGACATCGAACGGGCCCTCGAGATCCACAACGACACCCCCTACGGGCTGGCCGGAGCGGTCATCTCCGAGGACTACCGCCAGCTCAACGCCTTCCGCGACCGGGCCGACCTCGGGCTCGCGTACGCGAACCTCCCGTGTATCGGCGCCGAAGTGCAACTACCGTTCGGCGGCGTCAAGAAGTCCGGTAACGGCTATCCCAGCGCACGCGAGGCCATCGAGGCCGTCACCGAGCGCACCGCCTGGACGATGAACAATTCAAAGGACATCGAGATGGCCCAGGGGCTGTCCGCGGATATCACGACCTCCGAGGACTAG
- the glmU gene encoding bifunctional sugar-1-phosphate nucleotidylyltransferase/acetyltransferase — MKAVVLAAGQGTRIRPLSDSIPKPMLPVADRPLVAHTIDAAIDAGADEIILVIGYEGETVRDYFGEKYRGTPISYAVQTEQAGTAHAVNTAREHIDGPFAVLNGDNLYDPAAVDRLFEHCPAVCAIAVDEPRNYGVLSTDGDSVTGIVEKPSKPPTNLANAGAYAFPERAREWLEVPESERGEHEITDVLASVIEEFDVTPVTLDRWLDVGRPWELLEANEWKIAELDRRIDGRVSDDAHLEGDVVVEEGATVEPGVVVEGPALIRSGAEVGPNAYVRGATLIGEDAEIGHAVEVKNSVVSRGTSVSHLSYVGDSVLGRDVNFGAGTNVANLRHDDADIEFTVKGERISTGRRKFGVVAGDDVKTGINSSLSPGLKLTTGATTRPGESVERDR; from the coding sequence ATGAAAGCAGTCGTTCTCGCGGCGGGTCAGGGTACGCGCATTCGACCGCTCTCGGATTCGATCCCGAAACCGATGCTGCCGGTCGCTGACCGCCCGCTCGTGGCCCACACGATCGACGCGGCGATCGACGCCGGCGCCGACGAGATCATCCTCGTGATCGGCTACGAGGGCGAGACCGTCCGCGACTACTTCGGCGAGAAATATCGCGGCACGCCGATCTCCTACGCCGTCCAGACCGAACAGGCCGGGACGGCCCACGCCGTCAACACCGCTCGAGAGCACATCGACGGCCCGTTCGCCGTTCTCAACGGCGACAATCTCTACGATCCGGCGGCGGTCGATCGCCTCTTCGAGCACTGTCCGGCCGTCTGCGCGATCGCCGTCGACGAGCCGCGCAACTACGGCGTCCTCAGCACCGACGGCGACTCGGTCACCGGCATCGTCGAGAAGCCGTCGAAGCCGCCGACGAACCTCGCCAACGCCGGCGCCTACGCGTTCCCCGAACGCGCTCGCGAGTGGCTCGAGGTCCCCGAAAGCGAGCGCGGCGAACACGAGATCACCGATGTGCTGGCGAGCGTGATCGAGGAGTTCGACGTGACGCCGGTCACGCTCGATCGGTGGCTCGACGTCGGCCGCCCCTGGGAGCTCCTCGAGGCCAACGAGTGGAAGATCGCCGAGCTCGACCGCCGGATCGACGGCCGGGTCAGCGACGACGCCCACCTCGAGGGCGACGTGGTCGTCGAAGAGGGCGCGACGGTTGAGCCGGGTGTCGTCGTCGAGGGCCCGGCGCTGATCCGCTCGGGCGCCGAGGTCGGCCCCAATGCCTACGTCCGCGGCGCGACGCTGATCGGCGAAGACGCGGAGATCGGCCACGCCGTCGAGGTAAAGAACAGCGTCGTCTCCCGCGGCACCTCGGTCAGCCACCTCTCGTACGTCGGCGACAGCGTCCTCGGGCGCGACGTCAACTTCGGCGCGGGGACGAACGTCGCGAACCTCCGCCACGACGACGCCGACATCGAGTTCACCGTCAAGGGCGAGCGCATCTCGACGGGCCGGCGCAAGTTCGGCGTCGTCGCCGGCGACGACGTGAAAACGGGGATCAACTCGAGTCTCTCGCCCGGACTGAAACTCACGACCGGCGCGACGACGCGGCCCGGAGAGAGCGTCGAGCGAGATCGGTAG